A genomic window from Henningerozyma blattae CBS 6284 chromosome 3, complete genome includes:
- the PMR1 gene encoding Ca(2+)/Mn(2+)-transporting P-type ATPase PMR1 (similar to Saccharomyces cerevisiae PMR1 (YGL167C); ancestral locus Anc_8.112), producing MSDNPFNNTISSSFNEPSPSPSTQLREGAEEVLSKATSSLKYCTLSIEETESNLQTNSKTGISSFEDAIQRRNIYGPNEIVQEDDEPIWKKFLMNFIEDPLILLLFGSAILSFLMGNIDDAISITMAILIVVTVGFVQEYRSEKSLEALNKLVPNECHLIRAGQSSNVLASQLVPGDLVHFKIGDRIPADLRIVEAIDLTIDESNLTGENEPVHKYPNAIDKNSYSDQAASFIPMSDRTCIAYMGTLVREGHGKGIVVGIAKDTSFGAVFEMMSTIEKPKTPLQLSMDKLGKDLSFFSFIIIGIICLIGIIQGRSWLEMFQISVSLAVAAIPEGLPVIVTVTLALGVLRMARRKAIVKRLPSVETLGSVNVICSDKTGTLTSNHMTVSKIWCLGSMSNKSNILSLETNKNGNFKNYLTEDLKQTLTVANLCNNSSFSHEHGKYLGNPTDIALLEQLSKFDLTDNRHSFTKIVEIPFNSKRKFMATLLEDPNSKNKKVYVKGAFEKVLSFADTFISKTGKIEKLTDDYRSIIIDCAENLASEGLRVLAFAKSDVPNDVNDIKENSIPSLSFAGLIAMNDPPRQTVKPAIEELQQGGVHIIMITGDSENTAVNIARQIGIPVYNPELSVVSGDKLDAMTDDQLANIIDHVNIFARATPEHKLNIVRALRKRGDIVAMTGDGVNDAPALKLADIGVAMGKMGTDVAKEASDMVLTDDDFSTILTAIEEGKGIFNNIQNFITFQLSTSIAALSLIALSTALKLPNPLNAMQILWINILMDGPPAQSLGVEPVDHEVMRKPPRNRSDKILTTEVLKRLLMTASCIIFGTVYVFVKEMTEDGQVTARDTTMTFTCFVFFDMFNALACRHASKSILKIGFFTNKMFNYAVGLSLLGQMCAIYVPFFQRIFKTESLGLNDLLLLLIISSSVLIADELRKAWLKRKSIDDPMYYSNV from the coding sequence atgagtGATAACccatttaataatacaatttcATCCTCCTTCAATGAGCCAAGTCCTTCTCCTTCCACTCAGTTGAGAGAAGGTGCTGAGGAAGTGCTTTCAAAGGCAACCTCTTCGTTAAAATATTGTACTTTGTCAATAGAAGAAACTGAATCTAACTTACAAACAAATTCCAAAACTGGTATCTCTTCATTTGAAGATGCGATCCAAAGAAGAAACATCTATGGGCCTAATGAAATCGTTCAAGAGGACGATGAAccaatttggaaaaaattcttgatgAATTTTATCGAAGATCCTTtgattcttttattattcgGGTCTGCCATATTATCTTTTCTAATGGGTAATATTGATGATGCTATAAGTATTACCATGGCCATATTAATCGTGGTTACAGTAGGCTTTGTTCAAGAATATAGATCGGAAAAATCTTTGGAAGCTTTAAACAAATTGGTGCCAAATGAATGCCACTTGATTAGAGCAGGCCAATCTTCGAACGTTTTAGCTTCACAATTAGTTCCAGGTGATTTAGttcattttaaaattggtGACAGAATTCCTGCAGATTTAAGAATTGTAGAAGCTATTGATTTAACAATAGATGAAAGTAATTTAACAGGTGAAAATGAGCCAGTTCATAAATACCCAAATGCgattgataaaaatagttATTCTGACCAAGCTGCTTCATTTATTCCAATGTCGGATAGAACTTGTATTGCTTACATGGGTACTTTGGTGAGAGAAGGGCACGGTAAAGGTATTGTGGTTGGTATTGCTAAAGATACTTCATTTGGTGCTGTTTTTGAGATGATGAGTACTATTGAAAAGCCTAAAACACCTCTACAGTTATCTATGGATAAACTTGGTAAggatttatcttttttcagtttcattattattggtatcATCTGTCTGATTGGTATAATTCAAGGCAGATCATGGTTAGAAATGTTCCAAATCTCTGTATCCTTAGCTGTAGCAGCTATTCCAGAAGGTTTACCTGTTATTGTAACCGTTACTTTAGCTTTAGGTGTTTTAAGAATGGCAAGACGTAAAGCCATTGTTAAAAGACTACCAAGTGTTGAAACACTAGGATCTGTAAATGTCATTTGCTCTGATAAAACAGGTACATTAACTTCGAACCATATGACTGTTTCTAAAATTTGGTGTTTGGGGTCCATGTCAAACAAATCGAAcattttatcattagaaaCAAATAAGAATggtaattttaaaaattatttgacagaagatttaaaacaaaCTTTAACTGTAGCTAATTTGtgtaataattcatcattttctcATGAGCATGGTAAATATTTAGGTAACCCGACTGATATCGCACTATTAGaacaattatcaaaatttgatttaacAGATAATAGACATTCCTTCACAAAAATAGTAGAAATTccatttaattcaaaaagaaaatttatgGCGACGTTGCTAGAAGATCCAAactctaaaaataaaaaagtttacGTTAAGGGTGCTTTTGAAAAGGTTTTGTCATTCGCAGATACTTTTATATCAAAAACaggaaaaattgaaaaattaacagATGATTACCGTTCTATTATAATTGATTGTGCAGAAAATTTGGCTTCTGAAGGTTTACGTGTTTTAGCTTTTGCTAAAAGCGATGTTCCAAATGATGTTAATGACATAAAGGAAAACTCAATTCCAAGCTTGTCATTTGCAGGTCTTATTGCTATGAATGATCCACCAAGACAAACTGTAAAGCCGGCTATTGAGGAGCTTCAACAAGGTGGcgttcatattattatgattacTGGTGATTCTGAGAACACAGCTGTAAATATTGCAAGACAAATCGGCATTCCAGTTTATAATCCTGAACTTTCTGTAGTTTCAGGAGATAAGCTAGATGCTATGACTGATGATCAATTagcaaatattattgatcacgttaatatttttgctCGTGCTACTCCTGAACATAAACTAAACATTGTCCGTGCATTAAGAAAAAGAGGCGATATTGTGGCAATGACTGGTGACGGTGTTAATGATGCCCCTGCACTTAAATTGGCTGATATTGGTGTGGCAATGGGAAAAATGGGCACTGATGTTGCTAAAGAAGCTTCAGATATGGTTTTGactgatgatgattttaGTACTATTTTAACTGCTATTGAAGAAGGGAAAggtatatttaataatattcaaaactTTATAACATTCCAGCTTTCTACATCAATCGCTGcattatctttaattgCTCTATCAACTGCATTGAAATTACCAAATCCTCTTAATGCTATGCAAATTTTATggattaatattttgatggATGGTCCTCCTGCTCAGTCACTTGGTGTAGAACCTGTCGACCACGAAGTTATGAGAAAACCTCCAAGGAACCGTTCAGATAAAATCCTAACTACAGAGGTTTTAAAACGTTTATTAATGACGGCATCATGCATTATCTTTGGGACTGTGTATGTATTTGTAAAAGAAATGACAGAAGATGGGCAAGTTACTGCAAGAGATACAACTATGACCTTTACCTGCTTCGTATTTTTCGATATGTTTAATGCATTAGCTTGTAGACATGcttcaaaatcaatattaaaaataggCTTCTTTACGAATAAAATGTTTAATTATGCGGTTGGTCTATCTCTTCTAGGTCAAATGTGTGCTATATACGTAccattttttcaaagaatttttaaaacagaATCATTGGGTctaaatgatttattattattattgataattaGTAGTTCAGTTTTAATTGCCGATGAGCTAAGAAAGGCATGGCTTAAGAGGAAATCTATTGATGACCCAATGTATTATTCAAATgtctaa
- the YRB30 gene encoding Yrb30p (similar to Saccharomyces cerevisiae YRB30 (YGL164C); ancestral locus Anc_8.107), translating into MDELLVKAGSQAVSFAIKSGVSVATTYAISTITKIIKKDKDRINQSELTRIEILKSQLEARINIVSSAIDLIKLVAVRGNTNLDNTIKLTSSLKIELDTFDEKLSDLYNKKNGEEEDIITKIEQYIQDLLKRIEEITPFINLSLTTSGANLSTILPQNVSTNLLLNATSLINEANNKMKSNLHKLPIRVGPIFQLTLYSIFYNASNKSNNSNNSNIIWKEEIKRCNVSITQDPNEYIYKLNIIQNLNDDRYHEETDDEENKKQKIFIEIKDILKLFFSVSGRLLKLDDDNEDSPVLIVKFSKLNDKDTPKEDKTVEWYGLSVYDEFPDEIDNETDNEDKSLDSTKNRDTSQVKNRISLLEYLIRLVALQENDNNEILNIKDERLSLYLNDENINNSIKKVNNKQVIETTEQFKKLQL; encoded by the coding sequence AtggatgaattattagtaaAAGCTGGATCTCAGGCTGTATCGTTTGCTATTAAATCTGGGGTATCGGTAGCTACTACCTATGCGATTTCTACAAtcacaaaaattattaaaaaggATAAAGACAGGATTAATCAAAGCGAACTAACTAGGAtagaaattttgaaaagtcAACTAGAAGCAAGAATTAACATTGTATCCTCCGCAATTGATCTTATTAAGCTTGTTGCGGTAAGGGGAAATAcaaatttagataatacAATAAAACTAACAAGCTCTTTAAAGATAGAGCTTGATACATTTGATGAGAAACTATCtgatttatataataaaaagaatggagaagaagaagatattattactaaGATTGAACAGTATATccaagatttattaaagagaATCGAAGAAATAACACCATTTATTAATCTTTCACTAACTACATCCGGTGCTAATTTGTCAACGATTTTACCTCAAAATGTATCAACAAATTTGTTGCTAAATGCAACATCCTTGATTAATGAGGCTAATAATAAGATGAAATCTAATCTGCATAAATTGCCAATCAGAGTTGGACCTATATTCCAATTAACATTATACTCTATTTTTTACAATGcatcaaataaaagtaataattccaataattctaatattatttggaaagaggaaataaaaagatGCAATGTAAGTATAACTCAGGATCCAAAtgagtatatatataaattaaatattattcaaaatttgaatgatGACAGATATCATGAGGAAACAGATGACGAAGAAAATAAGAAGcaaaagatatttattgaaataaaagatatattaaagCTATTTTTCAGCGTATCTGGTAGACTACTTAAATtggatgatgataatgaggATTCCCCTGtattaattgtaaaattcTCTAAACtaaatgataaagataCGCCTAAAGAAGATAAAACTGTTGAATGGTATGGCTTGAGTGTTTATGATGAATTCCCAGATGAGATTGACAATGAAACagataatgaagataaatCTTTAGATTCGACTAAAAATAGAGATACATCTCAAGTAAAAAACAGGATATCATTActagaatatttaattagaTTAGTTGCATtacaagaaaatgataacaatgaaattttaaatattaaagatgaaagaCTCtcattatatttgaatgacgaaaatattaataactctattaaaaaagttaataataaacaagTTATTGAAACAACAgaacaatttaaaaaattacagCTGTAA
- the TBLA0C00180 gene encoding uncharacterized protein — protein sequence MGAYVPAGSRNKNRLYRTIGISTILITTLYCLLNGTSILSGQSTSLNSNKISRGTSFDFSPYINENDNSENYKFVRINENLNPNNKPYEKKVKATFVTLARNSDLHGLLEPIKAIEDRFNKNFHYDWVFLNDVEFDEDFKRITSSLISGNTKYGVIPKEHWSVPSWIDEEKATNARKKMEEDGVIYGGSLPYRHMCRFESGFFYRHPLLDEYEYYWRIEPDVKFHCDINYDIFQFMKDNNKKYGFTISIHEYEATIKTLWNTTLEFIDKNPEFLAKDNMLDFISDDDGTSYNNCHFWSNFEIASLDLWRGEAYSKYFDYLDKKGGFFYERWGDAPVHSIAAALFLNRDEIHHFYDVGYYHGPFHACPVDDQIRFENRCACSPNQDFTWQGFSCTTKYYNVNRLQKPHGWQKYAN from the coding sequence ATGGGAGCTTATGTGCCAGCAGGTTCTCGTAATAAGAACAGGCTCTATCGAACCATTGGTATTTCTACCATCTTAATCACTACTTTATATTGTCTTTTGAACGGTACTTCCATACTTTCCGGCCAATCTACCTCGTTAAACAGCAACAAGATATCTAGAGGTACatcttttgatttttccCCTTACATTAAcgaaaatgataattctgaaaattataaatttgttagaatcaatgaaaatttgaacccaaataataaaccatATGAGAAAAAAGTGAAAGCTACTTTTGTCACTTTAGCTAGAAATTCTGATTTACATGGTCTTTTAGAACCTATTAAAGCTATCGAAGATAGATTCAACAAGAATTTCCATTACGATTGGGTTTTCTTGAATGATGTGGAGTTTGATGaagatttcaaaagaaTCACTTCCAGTTTAATTTCAGGGAATACAAAATATGGTGTCATTCCAAAAGAACATTGGTCTGTACCAAGTTGGATCGATGAAGAAAAAGCCACAAATGCAAGAAAGAAGATGGAAGAAGATGGTGTCATTTATGGTGGTTCTTTACCATACAGACACATGTGTAGATTTGAATCTGGGTTTTTCTACAGACACCCACTTTTGgatgaatatgaatattattgGAGAATTGAACCTGATGTAAAATTCCATTGTGATATTAATTACgatattttccaattcatGAAAGATAACAACAAGAAATATGGGTTTACCATCTCCATTCACGAATATGAAGCCACCATTAAGACTCTTTGGAACACTACATTAGAATTCATTGATAAAAACCCAGAATTTTTAGCCAAGGATAACATGTTGGATTTCATTTCAGATGATGATGGGACTTCTTACAACAATTGTCATTTCTGGtccaattttgaaattgcTTCTTTGGATCTTTGGAGAGGTGAGGCCTACTCAAAATATTTCGATTACTTAGACAAGAAAGGTGGGTTCTTCTACGAGAGATGGGGTGATGCTCCTGTCCATTCCATTGCTGCTGCTTTATTCTTGAACAGAGATGAAATCCACCACTTCTACGATGTGGGCTATTACCATGGTCCATTCCATGCTTGTCCAGTTGATGACCAAATCAGATTCGAAAACAGATGTGCTTGTTCTCCAAACCAAGATTTCACTTGGCAAGGTTTCTCTTGTACCACCAAGTATTATAACGTTAATCGTCTACAAAAGCCTCATGGCTGGCAAAAATATGCAAATTAA
- the CUP2 gene encoding Cup2p (similar to Saccharomyces cerevisiae CUP2 (YGL166W) and HAA1 (YPR008W); ancestral locus Anc_8.106), producing the protein MVLINGVKYACERCIRGHRATTCTHTDQRLIMIKPKGRPSTTCKHCKELRINKNVNPSGVCTCSKKDSANNINNCNCPNGDVCKCHSKRKSKTKEKEKELRERDLNENGVDNVKNEIENEMMPPSDKQKIIKRKRRDCNKIIIRTIIIANNNTSNSNLIPNSSDDQRLNLLDQNTSVGLYPLNNTKKISQNTRTRVGEVTVSLKEYLPYEFGGIGNIDAQQLPVTNTTTKTNTPINMAPDTMTLSTQSDLTALDMDMDIDFNTFNTDIPLNQLKNTISPSNNKNVASQAQSDIEDNISSLNYFNNDTVSLRSSQSNLINNINQNSNSNATPNTNNINSTSNGILDNLLLDFNPVTNHTHQHHYSNNNQSTIGDSESIRSVEVLSLTPSFMDLTDNMLNNNKNTNNSNTNINSSSPNSTSNTNIQNNGLTHFNATLQNHINFVPQTNTNSQIGSTTKIGNSSTLLPQTINSTTLGPSNSQRLMDNLDLNNQMEIRDNLNHSLITNTTFYGADAQTSNTNSSFNITNNNNNTANLNFQQDIPDSLNSILQSSSNTLNNNQNTNLLGVTDTVSNMNDINMLPIIDSNFNSASNVIIKKIMLMNQMLI; encoded by the coding sequence ATGGTACTCATTAATGGGGTCAAATACGCCTGTGAGCGTTGTATAAGAGGCCATCGAGCCACGACATGTACTCATACAGATCAACGGCTTATCATGATCAAACCCAAGGGAAGGCCTTCCACTACATGCAAGCATTGTAAAGAGCTACGCATCAATAAAAACGTCAATCCATCTGGTGTTTGCACTTGTTCTAAGAAGGATTCAgcaaataatatcaataattgtaattgtCCCAATGGTGATGTATGTAAATGTCATTCAAAGAGGAAATCCAAAACAAaggaaaaggaaaaagaattaagaGAAAGAGacttaaatgaaaatggaGTAGATAATGTGAAAAATGagattgaaaatgaaatgatGCCACCATCAGATAAACAAAAgattataaaaagaaaaagaagagattgcaacaaaataataatacgaacaataataatagctaataataatacttcaaaCAGTAATCTCATACCAAACTCGTCAGATGATCAACGTTTAAATCTATTGGATCAAAATACTTCTGTTGGATTATATCCCTTAAACAAcactaaaaaaatatctcaaAATACGAGAACAAGAGTAGGTGAAGTCACGGTCTCgttaaaagaatatttaccATACGAATTTGGAGGGATAGGGAATATTGATGCCCAGCAGCTACCTGTAACAAATACTACAACAAAGACAAACACGCCAATAAATATGGCGCCAGATACAATGACTCTTTCTACCCAAAGTGATTTGACAGCATTGGATATGGACATGGACATAGATTTCAATACTTTTAATACAGATATCCCATTAAaccaattgaaaaatacaatatcaccatctaataataaaaatgtagCATCCCAGGCTCAATCGGATATAGAAGACAATATATCGtctttgaattattttaataacgACACTGTCTCATTAAGATCCTCACAGTCAaatttgattaataatattaatcaaaattcaaattcaaatgcaACTcctaatacaaataatataaactCTACTTCAAATGGAATTTTAGATAATCTTCTACTGGATTTTAATCCTGTGACAAATCATACCCATCAGCATCATTATTCTAATAACAATCAAAGTACAATAGGTGACTCAGAAAGTATACGATCTGTGGAAGTATTATCCTTGACTCCAAGTTTTATGGATTTGACAGATAATAtgttgaataataataaaaataccaataatagcaatacCAATATAAATTCAAGCAGTCCAAATTCAACTTCTAATACTAATATCCAAAATAATGGGTTGACTCATTTTAATGCGACTTTACAAAatcatattaattttgttcCACAAACCAATACAAATTCCCAAATTGGATCTACTACTAAAATAGGAAATAGTTCTACATTATTGCCTCaaacaattaattcaaCTACACTCGGGCCTTCGAATTCACAAAGATTAATGgataatttagatttaaataatcaaatgGAGATACGTGATAACTTAAACCATAGTTTAATTACTAATACGACCTTTTATGGAGCAGATGCACAAACTAGTAATACAAATTCAAGTTTCAatattactaataataataataatacggCAAATCTCAATTTCCAACAAGATATTCcagattctttaaattcaatcttacaatcttcatcaaacactttgaataataatcaaaatactAATCTTTTGGGTGTTACGGATACCGTCTCAAACATGAATGACATTAACATGTTACCAATTattgattcaaattttaattcagcTTCAAATGTtatcataaaaaaaataatgttaatgaatcaaatgttaatttaa